The genomic region GGTAGCGGCGGGGTTCACAGCAGCAGTGTTGTCGTCGCAGTCACCATCCACCAGTACAGAACCGGCAATCGGAGCACAGGAAGAGGTAGCAGCACCGGCACCGTAACCATCGTTATCACCATCTACATAGTAGTTGAGGAATACCAGACCGTCATCGGTTAAACCGTTACAGTTATCGTCAATGTTGACCACAAATTTCAGTAGCAGCAGGGTTCACAGTAGCAGCGTTGTCGTCGCAATCAGTAGCATCGGCAACATAACCTAAAGGAGCAACACATCCTGAACAGAGACTGCAGCATTACCATAAGAATCACCATCGGCATCCGCATAGAAGGTTAACCAATACACCTTCGTCAATGGACCCATCGCAATCGTCATCGATAGAGTTACAAACTTCAGTAGCGGCGGGGTTCACAGCAGCAGCATTGTCGTCGCAGTCACCATCCACCAGTACAGAACCGGCAATCGGAGCACAGGAAGAGGTAGCAGCACCGGCACCGTAACCATCGTTATCACCATCTACATAGTAGTTGAGGAATACCAGACCGTCATCGGTTAAGCCGTTACAGTTATCGTCAATGTTATTACAAACTTCAGTAGCAGCAGGGTTCACAGTAGCAGCGTTGTCGTCGCAATCAGCAGCATCGGCAACATAACCTAAAGGAGCAACACATGCCTGAACAGAGACTGCAGCATTACCATAAGAATCACCATCGGCATCCGCATAGAAGGTTAGCAATACACCTTCGTCAATGGACCCATCGCAATCGTCATCGATAGAGTTACAAACTTCAGTAGCAGCAGGGTTCACAGCGGCAGCATTATCGTCGCAGTCACCATCCACCAGTACAGAACCGGCAATCGTAGCACAGGAAGAGGTAGCAGCACCGGCACCGTAACCATCGTTATCACCATCTACATAGTAGTTGAGGAATACCGGCCGTCATCGGTTAAACCGTTACAGTTATCGTCAATGTTATTACAAACTTCAGTAGCGGCGGGGTTCCGCAGCAGCATTGTCGTCGCAGTCACCATCCACCAGTACAGAACCGGCAATCGGAGCACAGGAAGAGGTAGCAGCACCGGCACCGTAACCATCGTTATCACCATCTACATAGTAGTTGAGGAATACCAGACCGTCATCGGTTAAGCCGTTACAGTTATCGTCAATGTTATTACAAACTTCAGTAGCAGCAGGGTTCACAGTAGCAGCGTTGTCGTCGCAATCAGTAGCATCGGCAACATAACCTAAAGGAGCAACACATGCCTGAACAGAGACTGTAGCATTACCATAAGAATCACCATCGGCATCCGCATAGAAGGTTAGCAATACACCTTCGTCAATGGACCCATCGCAATCGTCATCGATAGAGTTACAAACTTCAGTAGCGGCGGGGTTCACAGCAGCAGCGTTATCGTCGCAGTCACCATCCACCAGTACAGAACCGGCAATCGGAGCACAGGAAGAGGTAGCAGCACCGGCACCGTAACCATCGTTATCACCATCTACATAGTAGTTGAGGAATACCGAGGCCGTCATCGGTTAAACCGTTACAGTTATCGTCAATGTTATTACAAACTTCAGTAGCAGCAGGGTTCACAGTAGCAGCGTTGTCGTCGCAATCAGTAGCATCGGCAACATAACCCAAAGGAGCAACACATGCCTGAACAGAGACTGCAGCATTACCATAAGAATCACCATCGGCATCCGCATAGAAGGTTAGCAATACACCTTCGTCAATGGACCCATCGCAATCGTCATCGATAGAGTTACAAACTTCAGTAGCGGCAGGGTTCACAGCGGCAGCATTATCGTCGCAGTCACCATCCACCAGTACAGAACCGGCAATCGGAGCACAGGAAGAGGTAGCAGCACCGGCACCGTAACCATCGTTATCACCATCTACATAGTAGTTGAGGAATACCAGACCGTCATCGGTTAAGCCGTTACAGTTATCGTAAATGTTATTACAAACTTCAGTAGCAGCAGGGTTCACAGTAGCAGCGTTGTCGTCGCAATCAGTAGCATCGCAACATAACCTAAAGGAGCAACACATGCCTGAACAGAGACTGCAGCATTACCATAAGAATCACCATCGGCATCCGCATAGAAGGTTAGCAATACACCTTCGTCAATGGACCCATCGCAATCGTCATCGATAGAGTTACAAACTTCAGTAGCGGCGGGGTTCACAGCAGCAGCGTTATCGTCGCAGTCACCATCCACCAGTACAGAACCGGCAATCGGAGCACAGGAAGAGGTAGCAGCACCGGCACCGTAACCATCGTTATCACCATCTACATAGTAGTTGAGGAATACCAGGCCGTCATCGGTTAAACCGTTACAGTTATCGTCAATGTTATTACAAACTTCAGTAGCAGCAGGGTTCACAGTAGCAGCGTTGTCGTCGCAATCAGTAGCATCGGCAACATAACCCAAAGGAGCAACACATGCCTGAACAGAGACTGCAGCATTACCATAAGAATCACCATCGGCATCCGCATAGAAGGTTAGCAATACACCTTCGTCAATGGACCCATCGCAATCGTCATCGATAGAGTTACAAACTTCAGTAGCGGCAGGGTTCACAGCGGCAGCATTATCGTCGCAGTCACCATCCACCAGTACAGAACCGGCAATCGGAGCACAGGAAGAGGTAGCAGCACCGGCACCGTAACCATCGTTATCACCATCTACATAGTAGTTGAGGAATACCAGACCGTCATCGGTTAAGCCGTTACAGTTATCGTCAATGTTATTACAAACTTCAGTAGCAGCAGGGTTCACAGCGGCAGCGTTGTCGTCGCAATCAGTAGCATCGGCAACATAACCTAAAGGAGCAACACATGCCTGAACAGAGACTGCAGCATTACCATAAGAATCACCATCGGCATCCGCATAGAAGGTTAGCAATACACCTTCGTCAATGGACCCATCGCAATCGTCATCGATAGAGTTACAAACTTCAGTAGCAGCAGGGTTCACAGCAGCAGCGTTATCGTCGCAGTCACCATCCACCAGTACAGAACCGGCAATCGGAGCACAGGAAGAGGTAGCAGCACCGGCACCGTAACCATCGTTATCACCATCTACATAGTAGTTGAGGAATACCAGACCGTCATCGGTTAAACCGTTACAGTTATCGTCAATGTTATTACAAACTTCAGTAGCGGCGGGGTTCAGCAGCAGTGTTGTCGTCGCAGTCACCATCCACCAGTACAGAACCGGCAATCGGAGCACAGGAAGAGGTAGCAGCACCGGCACCGTAACCATCGTTATCACCATCTACATAGTAGTTGAGGAATACCAGGCCATCATCGGTTAAACCGTTACAGTTATCGTCAATGTTATTACAAACTTCAGTAGCGGCAGGGTTCACAGTAGCAGTGTTGTCGTCGCAATCAGTAGCATCGGCAACATAACCTAAAGGAGCAACACATGCCTGAACAGAGACTGCAGCATTACCATAAGAATCACCATCGGCATCCGCATAGAAGGTTAACAATACACCTTCGTCAATGGACCCATCGCAATCGTCATCGATAGAGTTACAAACTTCAGTAGCAGCAGGGTTCACAGCAGCAGCGTTATCATCGCAGTCACCATCCACCAGTACAGAACCAGCAATCGGAGCACAGGAAGAGGTAGCAGCACCGGCACCGTAACCATCGTTATCACCATCTACATAGTAGTTGAGGAATACCAGACCGTCATCGGTTAAACCGTTACAGTTATCGTCAATGTTATTACAAACTTCAGTAGCGGCGGGGTTCACAGCAGCAGCATTGTCGTCGCAGTCACCATCCACCAGTACAGAACCGGCAATCGGAGCACAGGAAGAGGTGCAGCACCGGCACCGTAACCATCGTTATCACCATCTACATAGTAGTTGAGGAATACCAGACCGTCATCGGTTAAGCCGTTACAGTTATCGTCAATGTTATTACAAACTTCAGTAGCGGCAGGGTTCACAGTAGCAGTGTTGTCGTCGCAATCAGTAGCATCGGCAACATAACCTAAAGGAGCAACACATGCCTGAACAGAGACTGCAGCATTACCATAAGAATCACCATCGGCATCCGCATAGAAGGTTAACAATACACCTTCGTCAATGGACCCATCGCAATCGTCATCGATAGAGTTACAAACTTCAGTAGCGGCAGGGTTCACAGCGGCAGCATTGTCGTCGCAGTCACCATCCACCAGTACAGAACCGGCAATCGGAGCACAGGAAGAGGTAGGCACCGGCACCGTAGCCATCGTTATCACCATCTACATAGTAGTTGAGGAATACCAGACCGTCATCGGTTAAGCCGTTACAGTTATCGTCAATGTTATTACAAACTTCAGTAGCGGCGGGGTTCCAGCAGCAGTGTTGTCGTCGCAGTCACCATCCACCAGTACAGAACCGGCAATCGGAGCACAGGAAGAGGTAGCAGCACCGGCACCGTAACCATCGTTATCACCATCTACATAGTAGTTGAGGAATACCAGACCATCATCGGTTAAACCGTTACAGTTATCGTCAATGTTATTACAAACTTCAGTAGCGGCAGGGTTCACAGTAGCAGTGTTGTCGTCGCAATCAGTAGCATCGGCAACATAACCCTAAAGGAGCAACACATGCCTGAACAGGGACTGCAGCATTACCAAAGAATCACCATCGGCATCCGCATAGAAGGTTAACAATACACCTTCGTCAATGGACCCATCGCAATCGTCATCGATAGAGTTACAAACTTCAGTAGCAGCAGGGTTCACAGCAGCAGCGTTATCGTCGCAGTCACCATCCACCAGTACAGAACCGGCAATCGGAGCACAGGAAGAGGTAGCAGCACCGGCACCGTAACCATCGTTATCACCATCTACATAGTAGTTGAGGAATACCAGACCGTCATCGGTTAAACCGTTACAGTTATCGTCAATGTTATTACAAACTTCAGTAGCGGCGGGGTTCACAGCAGCAGTGTTGTCGTCGCAGTCACCATCCACCAGTACAGAACCGGCAATCGGAGCACAGGAAGAGGTAGCAGCACCGGCACCGTAACCATCGTTATCACCATCTACATAGTAGTTGAGGAATACCAGGCCATCATCGGTTAAACCGTTACAGTTATCGTCAATGTTATTACAAACTTCAGTAGCGGCAGGGGTTCACAGTAGCAGTGTTGTCGTCGCAATCAGTAGCATCGGCAACATAACCTAAAGGAGCAACACATGCCTGAACAGAGACTGCAGCATTACCATAAGAATCACCATCGGCATCCGCATAGAAGGTTAACAATACACCTTCGTCAATGGACCCATCGCAATCGTCATCGATAGAGTTACAAACTTCAGTAGCAGCAGGGTTCACAGCGGCAGCGTTATCGTCGCAGTCACCATCCACCAGTACAGAACCGGCAATCGGAGCACAGGAAGAGGTAGCAGCACCGGCACCGTAACCATCGTTATCACCATCTACATAGTAGTTGAGGAATACCAGACCGTCATCGGTTAATCCGTTACAGTTATCGTCAATGTTATTACAAACTTCAGTAGCGGCGGGGTTCACAGCAGCAGTGTTGTCGTCGCAGTCACCATCCACCAGTACAGAACCGGCAATCGGAGCACAGGAAGAGGTAGCAGCACCGGCACCGTAACCATCGTTATCACCATCTACATAGTAGTTGAGGAATACCAGACCATCATCGGTTAAACCGTTACAGTTATCGTCAATGTTATTACAAACTTCAGTAGCGGCAGGGTTCACGGTAGCAGTGTTGTCGTCGCAATCAGTAGCATCGGCAACATAACCTAAAGGAGCAACACATGCCTGAACAGAGACTGCAGCATTACCATAAGAATCACCATCGGCATCCGCATAGAAGGTTAACAATACACCTTCGTCAATGGACCCATCGCAATCGTCATCGATAGAGTTACAAACTTCAGTAGCAGCAGGGTTCACAGCAGCAGCGTTATCGTCGCAGTCACCATCCACCAGTACAGAACCGGCAATCGGAGCACAGGAAGAGGTAGCAGCACCGGCACCGTAACCATCGTTATCACCATCTACATAGTAGTTGAGGAATACCAGGCCGTCATCGGTTAAACCGTTACAGTTATCGTCAATGTTATTACAAACTTCAGTAGCAGCAGGGTTCACAGTAGCAGCGTTGTCGTCGCAATCAGTAGCATCGGCAACATAACCTAAAGGAGCAATACATGCCTGAACAGAGACTGCAGCATTACCATAAGAATCACCATCGGCATCCGCATAGAAGGTTAACAATACACCTTCGTCAATGGACCCGTCGCAATCGTCATCGATAGAGTTACAAACTTCAGTAGCAGCGGGGTTCACAGCGGCAGCGTTGTCGTCGCAGTCACCATCCACCAGTACAGAACCGGCAATCGGAGCACAGGAAGAGGTAGCAGCACCGGCACCGTAACCATCGTTATCACCATCTACATAGTAGTTGAGGAATGCCAGACCGTCATCGGTTAAACCGTTACAGTTATCATCGATACCGTTACAAACTTCAGCAGCACCGGGGTTGATCGTTGCAACACCATCGTTACAATCGGTATTGTCAGCCACATAGCCAAGAGGAGCAGTACAAGCCATAACAGAAACTAAAGGATCACCATAGGTATCTGAATCAGTATCCGCATAGAAAGGTGACTGAACACCTTCGTCAGTTAATCCATCGCAATCATCATCAATCAGGTTGCAGATTTCAGTGGCAGCAGGATTTACAGCAACATTGTTATCATCGCAATCTGTATTGTCAGCGACATAGCCAATAGGAGCACTGTTTATAAAAATTACAGTAGAGTTTAATGGGTCTCCATAAGTATCATTGTCGTTATCAGCGTAGAAAGTATATGGAGTACAACCGTTATTTAAAAATCCATCACAATCTTCATCTGTAAAGTTTCCACAGATTTCAGTTGCCGCCGGATTTATAATTAAGTCGTTATCGTTACAATCAGTATTAGAAGCAACACCACAAGCAACAGGAGCACCGGCACCGTAAGTGTCACCGTCCACGTCAGCATAGAGGAGTTGAGCATCGTCGCAATCGGTATTGTCAACAACATAACCTGCAGGAGCACCATCACAAGTAGAAACAGAGGAAGCCGCGTTACCGAAACCATCACCATCCACATCAGCATAGTAAGTGATAAACACCAGACCATCATCTGTTAAACCGTTACAGTTATCATCGATACCGTTACAAACTTCAGCAGCACCGGGGTTGATGGCAGCATTACCATCGTTACAATCAGTATTAGAAGCTACACCACAAGCTACAGGAGCACCGGCACCATAAGTGTCACCGTCCAGATCAGCATAGAGGAGTTGAGCATCGTCGCAATCAGTATTGTCAACAACATAACCTACAGGAGCACCATCGCAAGTTGAAACAGAAACCGCAAGGTTACCGAAACCATCACCATCTGCATCAGCATAGTAAGTTACGAATACCAAACCGTCATCAGTTAAACCGTTACAGTTATCATCGATACCGTTACATACTTCAGCAGCACCTGGGTTGATGGCAGCATTACCATCGTTACAATCAGTATTAGAAGCCACACCACAAGCTACAGGAGCACCGGCACCGTAAGTGTCACCGTCCAGATCAGCATAGAGGAGTTGAGCATCGTCGCAATCAGTGTTGTCAACCACATATCCTACAGGAGCACCGTCGCAAGTTGAAACAGAAACCGCAAGGTTACCGAAACCATCACCATCTGCATCAGCATAGTAAGTTACGAATACCAGACCGTCATCGGTTAAACCGTTACAGTTATCATCGATACCGTTACATACTTCAGCAGCACCTGGGTTGATGGCAGCATTACCATCGTTACAGTCAGTATTGTCAGCAACATAGCCAAGAGGAGCAGTACAAGCCATTACAGAAGCTAAAGGATCACCATAGGAATCTGAATCAGTGTCTGCATAGAAAGGTGACTGAACACCTTCGTCAATAGATCCGTCGCAATCATCGTCTATCAGGTTGCAGACCTCAATAGCTGCAGGATTAACTGCAGGATTGGTATCATCACAATCTGTGTTGTCGGCTACATAACCAACAGGGGCAGTACAAGCGAGAACAGTCGCTAAAGGATCACCATAGGAATCCATATCAGCGTCGGCATAGAAAGTTAATTGAACACCTTCGTCTGTATTGCCATCACAATCATCGTCTATTAAATTACAAACTTCAGCAGCGCCGGGGTTGATGGCAGCCACCGCATCGTTACAATCGTTATTTGAAGCCACACCACAAGCTACAGGAGCACCGGCACCATAAGTGTCACCGTCCAGATCAGCATAGAGGAGTTGAGCATCGTCGCAATCGGTGTTGTCGATTACATAACCCACAGGAGCACCATCGCAAGTAGAAACAGAAACAGCAAGGTTACCGAAACCATCACCATCTGCATCCGCATAGTAAGTCACGAATACCAGACCGTCATCAGTTAAACCGTTACAGTTATCATCGATACCGTTACATACTTCAGCAGCACCCGGGTTGATGGCAGCATTACCATCGTTACAATCAGTATTGTCAGCAACATAGCCAAGAGGAGCAGTACAAGCCATTACAGAAGCTAAAGGATCACCATAGGAATCTGAATCAGTATCTGCATAGAAAGGTGACTGAACACCTTCGTCAATAGATCCGTCGCAATCATCGTCTATCAGGTTGCAGACCTCAATAGCTGCAGGATTAACTGCAGGATTGGTATCATCACAATCTGTGTTGTCGGCTACATAACCAACAGGGGCAGTACAAGCGAGAACAGTCGTTAAAGGATCACCATAGGAATCCATATCAGCGTCGGCATAGAAAGTTAATTGAACACCTTCGTCTGTATTGCCATCACAATCATCGTCTATTAAATTACAAACTTCAGCAGCGCCGGGGTTGATGGCAGCCACCGCATCGTTACAATCGTTATTTGAAGCCACACCACAAGCTACAGGAGCACCGGCACCATAAGTGTCACCGTCCAGATCAGCATAGAGGAGTTGAGCATCGTCGCAATCGGTGTTGTCGATTACATAACCCACAGGAGCACCGTCGCAAGTTGAAACAGAAACAGCAAGGTTACCGAAACCATCACCATCTGCGTCTGCATAGTAAGTCACGAATACCAGACCGTCATCAGTTAAACCGTTACAGTTATCATCGATACCGTTACATACTTCAGCAGCACTGGGGTTGATGGCAGCATTACCATCGTTACAATCAGTATTAGAAGCCACACCACAGGCTACAGGAGCACCGGCACCATAAGTGTCACCGTCAAGGTCAGCATAGAAAAGTTGAGTGTCATCGCAATCCGTATTATCTGCGATATATCCGACCGGTTGATTGCATGAGGTAATTGATACTAATGCATTTCCAAATCCATCAGTATCAAGATCCTGATACCAGACCGGAGTAGGTAAGATGGTAATATTAAAATTGCAGGTACTAACTAAACCTGCGTTATCAGTTGCTGTATAAGTTACCAGAGTTGTTCCAACCGGGAATGCATCGCCAGAGTTAAAGTTTGAAACAAAACTTGTTAATGTGCAGTTGTCTGAAGCTGAAGGCGCAACCCATGTTACAATAGATTCACATTGTGTTATATCAATCGGGCAATTGCTGATAACAGGAGCGTCTACATCCAAATGATTAATTGTTATAGAGGCAGTACCAGTACAACCATTTAGATCGACAATGGGAAAATTATGTGTACCTACACCTACTGTGAAAGATCCTTCACCGGTGTATGGAGCAGTACCGCCGGTTCCTGTAACAATTACAGAAGTTTGTCCATCGATACAAGCTACATCGTTTCCTGATACATTGCCACCTACCTGAGTTGGTTCTCCAATAATAGCAGTACATTGTGCTGTACATCCGTTTCCGTCAGTAACAGTTACCAGGTAACTTCCAGCCGGCAATGAAGAAACGCTGGTGGTAGTTGCACCTGTACTCCACAAATAGGAGTATGTTCCTCTTCCGCCACTTGCATTTATTGTAGCAGATCCATCACTTGCTCCAAAACAAGTTGCATCGGAAGGGTTACATACTGCGGTAAGCAGGGGAGGATCGTCTACAACTATTGTAGAGCTTGTATTACAGAAATTTGCATCTGTAACAGCAAGGTGATAAGTACCTGCAGGTACATTGAAAAGTGAATCATCATTCGTTCCAATAGGCTGGAATAAGTTGTCAAACCAATCGAAAACAAAGGGCGGAGTTCCACCACCGATTGAAGAAGCGACAATTCCGTTGCTGGCACCCGTACAAAGTGGCTCAGCATTAGTTAAGTTGATATTCAGAACGCCGGGTTCAATGATAGATCCCTGCGCTTCAGCAGTACAACCGTCATTGTCCGTTACGGTTACTGAATATGTACCTGCACTTAAATAACTATTGATTTCTGTAGTTGCATTGTTGCTCCATAAGTAAGTATAAGGAGCAGAACCCTGGTTGGGAGTTGCTGTAATACTTCCATCTGCCATACCGAAGCAGGAGATGTTTGTTATGGCTAATGTAACAGCCGGAGGAGGTATGTTATTTACGACATAAGAAAATGGACCACCGGTACAACTTGGCTCTGATGGAACGATATTGCCATAGTTATCCGTGATGTCAAGAGAGTAATTTCCTGTAGCGAGATCATAAATGGAATCAATCGCTGAGTAGGAAATTGTATCACGAATAATAGTCAGACCATTTTTCCAGACATACCGGAAGGGTGCTGTTCCCAACACCATGGTAGATATTATTTTTCCGTTGTTAAGATTACAACTTGCATGTTTAATGACTTCGTTAGAAACAACTGCTTTAGAAAGAATGGTGCGAACCGGTGAAAATCCAAAGCAACCTGAAGGCAATGTTATTTTTGCCTGGAAGGAAGAGCCATTTCCGATTACATTTAAGCTATCGTAGTAGTTCTGGTTGCTGATAATGTTTACCCAGTCCAATAGTGTTCCAACCGGATATCCTCCGGAGTATGCACCGGTATCAATGACCTGAATATAAAAATCTGTTCCGTTACACAGAACAGTATCTCCGGGTATAACTTTTGGTGATGGATTTTCAATCACTGAAACCGCTACCAATGAGGAACTTGTACATCCTGTAACGATATCCGTTAAAACAACCTGATAGTTGGTTGCTTCGTTTACGGTAACTCCTGTTGGATTTTGTAGAGAAGATGTAAAACCGGGAGGCGTTGAGGTCCATGCATAAGAAAGACCATTTGGATAAACGATTTCTAATGTCCAGGAAGTGAGTGTTCCTACATCCTGTCCGGCATCGTCGGTCACTCTTAATGTCCAGTTCCCATTGGGGTCTCCTGACAATGTAGAGAGAAGTTCTTCAGGAATATAGTTTCCTGTTATGGTAACGTTACCGCTTTGAGTGGTTACATTCGAAGCAGCATCATCTCTGAATACACAGTTACTATAACCATCCCCGCTTCCTCCGTTATCATTTGAAAGACGAATAGATTGTCCGGCAATAGTACCCACTTGATTTACACCTGCGCCTGCACCAAAGCTTCCACCCGGACGAGCCAGATAAATTTCGAGGTCACTGGTATAGGTATGAGGAATATTTACAGTAACCCCTAACCTGCCATCCTGAAAGTGAAGAAGGTAAGCCTGAAGCGGAAATTAAAGAAGTTATTCCGGTTGCATTATTGTCAATGATTGCTGTATTAGGATTTACCGTAGATGAAAAATTAGCATTGCTGGTGGCTGTTAAATTAATCAATGATCCGATACAGGGTGTTGCAACGGAGGCTCCTGCTGTTACTGAAGGAGGCCCCAATGTAAGTACACTTACTAAAACTGCATTTGAGGGTAACTGACACGAAGAAAGTCCAATTGTAGAAACAGTCACCCGACGAAACCAGGTATTTACGCTGATACCTGCCGGTGGATCATAACTATCGCCTGTTTCACCGGGAATAGTTGAAAAACCTGCGCTTGCACTTGTAGTACTGCTTTCCCAGTAATAAGTAATGGTTCCATCTCCGGAACCTAACACATCATTTGAAATTAATGCCGGATCACCACCGGGACAAATAGTTTGTGCACCGATAATTGAACCTGCATTTACATTGATGACTGAAATGGTTGCGGTATTATTTATTGATATTGCATTTGAGCATATGGGACTGGTACCGCTTGAAAGATTTGTTATTGTAATTAGCGTATTACCGCCATTGGCAAGTGCGCTTGTAGAAAATGATCCGCTACCTGCAGTTGTGATCGTCATTGATGTAGTTGCACCGGTTGCAGAATTAGCTCCGGAAAGATCATAAGTTACTGTATACGTTCCTTCCGGTAATTCAGCAGCAGAACCACTTAAGTTAACTATTGCGGATGCACCGGAGCATATTTCAGATCCAATTGTAACGCTACTTAAACCATATGTTGGACAAGTCCAGGTGACAATGACTCTACCATTAGCTCCCGCACCTCCTGTTTGAGATCCGAATGTTCCGGTTCTAACACCGCCTCCACCACCTCCGGGTACTGATCCCGGTAATCCGTTACCGTTCGACCCTGTTCTTCCGTTTCCGCCATTTCCTCCACCTGAAGGAGCAATACCGCCATTGGAGGTTGATCCGTTAGCACCTGCAGCAGCTGTTCCGGCTGATGAACCACCGCCACCGCCATAGTTATTGCTGGATCCATTTGCACCGATTCCACCTGGGAATCTGACATCACCAATTGACGCAATTGCTGATCCTCCTGAAGCACCGGAAGTTCCATTGTTACTAACTGATGAGCCACCTTTCGCTAGTACAGAGGAGGCTGATCCAAACCAGGAATCTCCACCGGCTCCGGTTCCTGTACTACCGGTTCCAACAGTAATCGTATAGCTGGTGCCAGGAACAACAGCAAAAGCGTTGGATCGGGAATAAGCCCCTCCGCCGCCTCCACCGGTTTCAGCACCATTGAAAATTGTTGAACCGCCTTTGCCACCGCCACCCCAGCATTCCACTGTGATAGACGTAACACCCGCGGGTGCTACCCACGTGCTCGACGATGAATAGGTTTGCGAGGTCTGTGCGATGCTTGACCATGAGCTGAGAATGAAGGCAAACATCAGCAATAGATGTTGCCGGAAATGCTTCAAAGTGAATGAATTCACTACTGAGGCTTTCATAAATTTCAGAGTAGAAATAGTGTTCATGCGGATTTTTATTTAGCAGCAAGTTCCGATCTTAACCGAGTTCTGCTCAAAAAATTTGGCAAAAGCATGCCTATCCTTTGGTAAAACATACCTAATCTTAGGTAGGGGGGGCGTTTGAAGGATTGTTAATTACTAATTGTTTTGAAAAATAAAATATTGAAAATCAATTATTTGATTTTATGTAAAATGAACAAATTTGTTGTAGACCACAGGTGCTACATTCAGGATTTTTAGCTTTACAAGTATAGCGTCC from Bacteroidota bacterium harbors:
- a CDS encoding HYR domain-containing protein gives rise to the protein MGTIAGQSIRLSNDNGGSGDGYSNCVFRDDAASNVTTQSGNVTITGNYIPEELLSTLSGDPNGNWTLRVTDDAGQDVGTLTSWTLEIVYPNGLSYAWTSTPPGFTSSLQNPTGVTVNEATNYQVVLTDIVTGCTSSSLVAVSVIENPSPKVIPGDTVLCNGTDFYIQVIDTGAYSGGYPVGTLLDWVNIISNQNYYDSLNVIGNGSSFQAKITLPSGCFGFSPVRTILSKAVVSNEVIKHASCNLNNGKIISTMVLGTAPFRYVWKNGLTIIRDTISYSAIDSIYDLATGNYSLDITDNYGNIVPSEPSCTGGPFSYVVNNIPPPAVTLAITNISCFGMADGSITATPNQGSAPYTYLWSNNATTEINSYLSAGTYSVTVTDNDGCTAEAQGSIIEPGVLNINLTNAEPLCTGASNGIVASSIGGGTPPFVFDWFDNLFQPIGTNDDSLFNVPAGTYHLAVTDANFCNTSSTIVVDDPPLLTAVCNPSDATCFGASDGSATINASGGRGTYSYLWSTGATTTSVSSLPAGSYLVTVTDGNGCTAQCTAIIGEPTQVGGNVSGNDVACIDGQTSVIVTGTGGTAPYTGEGSFTVGVGTHNFPIVDLNGCTGTASITINHLDVDAPVISNCPIDITQCESIVTWVAPSASDNCTLTSFVSNFNSGDAFPVGTTLVTYTATDNAGLVSTCNFNITILPTPVWYQDLDTDGFGNALVSITSCNQPVGYIADNTDCDDTQLFYADLDGDTYGAGAPVACGVASNTDCNDGNAAINPSAAEVCNGIDDNCNGLTDDGLVFVTYYADADGDGFGNLAVSVSTCDGAPVGYVIDNTDCDDAQLLYADLDGDTYGAGAPVACGVASNNDCNDAVAAINPGAAEVCNLIDDDCDGNTDEGVQLTFYADADMDSYGDPLTTVLACTAPVGYVADNTDCDDTNPAVNPAAIEVCNLIDDDCDGSIDEGVQSPFYADTDSDSYGDPLASVMACTAPLGYVADNTDCNDGNAAINPGAAEVCNGIDDNCNGLTDDGLVFVTYYADADGDGFGNLAVSVSTCDGAPVGYVIDNTDCDDAQLLYADLDGDTYGAGAPVACGVASNNDCNDAVAAINPGAAEVCNLIDDDCDGNTDEGVQLTFYADADMDSYGDPLATVLACTAPVGYVADNTDCDDTNPAVNPAAIEVCNLIDDDCDGSIDEGVQSPFYADTDSDSYGDPLASVMACTAPLGYVADNTDCNDGNAAINPGAAEVCNGIDDNCNGLTDDGLVFVTYYADADGDGFGNLAVSVSTCDGAPVGYVVDNTDCDDAQLLYADLDGDTYGAGAPVACGVASNTDCNDGNAAINPGAAEVCNGIDDNCNGLTDDGLVFVTYYADADGDGFGNLAVSVSTCDGAPVGYVVDNTDCDDAQLLYADLDGDTYGAGAPVACGVASNTDCNDGNAAINPGAAEVCNGIDDNCNGLTDDGLVFITYYADVDGDGFGNAASSVSTCDGAPAGYVVDNTDCDDAQLLYADVDGDTYGAGAPVACGVASNTDCNDNDLIINPAATEICGNFTDEDCDGFLNNGCTPYTFYADNDNDTYGDPLNSTVIFINSAPIGYVADNTDCDDNNVAVNPAATEICNLIDDDCDGLTDEGVQSPFYADTDSDTYGDPLVSVMACTAPLGYVADNTDCNDGVATINPGAAEVCNGIDDNCNGLTDDGLAFLNYYVDGDNDGYGAGAATSSCAPIAGSVLVDGDCDDNAAAVNPAATEVCNSIDDDCDGSIDEGVLLTFYADADGDSYGNAAVSVQACIAPLGYVADATDCDDNAATVNPAATEVCNNIDDNCNGLTDDGLVFLNYYVDGDNDGYGAGAATSSCAPIAGSVLVDGDCDDNAAAVNPAATEVCNSIDDDCDGSIDEGVLLTFYADADGDSYGNAAVSVQACVAPLGYVADATDCDDNTATVNPAATEVCNNIDDNCNGLTDDGLVFLNYYVDGDNDGYGAGAATSSCAPIAGSVLVDGDCDDNTAAVNPAATEVCNNIDDNCNGLTDDGLVFLNYYVDGDNDGYGAGAATSSCAPIAGSVLVDGDCDDNAAAVNPAATEVCNSIDDDCDGSIDEGVLLTFYADADGDSYGNAAVSVQACVAPLGYVADATDCDDNTATVNPCRY